Proteins encoded by one window of Macaca nemestrina isolate mMacNem1 unplaced genomic scaffold, mMacNem.hap1 Scaffold_44, whole genome shotgun sequence:
- the LOC139361342 gene encoding lysine-specific demethylase PHF2-like isoform X2 — MTAVTRGLQVVRVWDAPHRACFPLQGTSERESQVPSLPSSPTPRMPSFVEPPNIMKKLPWVENYWLDDILLAKPKVTQYYLICMKESYTNFHIDSGHLCLIPRVQSRQMQGQTLFIPSGTDRALMGPKACSHPGAIVASSTSAMQGPMGKPELACLGPGSTPSITCLMVSALKAAIWWLPEHMKCNGC, encoded by the exons ATGACAGCTGTGACGCGTGGCCTGCAGGTGGTGAGAGTGTGGGACGCACCTCACAGAGCATGTTTCCCACTCCAGGGGACATCAGAAAGGGAGTCTCAGGTTCCCTCTCTaccttcctctcccacccccaggaTGCCCAGCTTCGTGGAGCCACCTAACATCATGAAGAAACTGCCCTGGGTAGAAAACTACTGGCTAGACGATATATTGCTGGCCAAGCCCAAAGTGACCCAGTACTACCTGATCTGCATGAAGGAAAGCTACACCAACTTCCACATCGACTCGGGGCACCTCTGCCTGATACCGCGTGTTCAAA GTCGACAAATGCAGGGCCAGACCCTCTTCATTCCCTCAG GCACTGACAGAGCTCTCATGGGCCCCAAGGCCTGCAGCCACCCAGGGGCAATTGTCGCCTCGTCCACCTCAGCTATGCAGGGCCCAATGGGGAAGCCTGAGCTGGCGTGCCTGGGACCTGGATCCACCCCCAGCATCACCTGCTTGATGGTCAGTGCACTGAAAGCGGCTATTTGGTGGCTTCCAGAGCATATGAAGTGTAACGGATGTTGA
- the LOC139361342 gene encoding lysine-specific demethylase PHF2-like isoform X3 has product MKLKEFVECYYSTSCKRVLNTTNLEFSDTQMPSFVEPPNIMKKLPWVENYWLDDILLAKPKVTQYYLICMKESYTNFHIDSGHLCLIPRVQRGENLLSHQASLSQHLCECWRSASNHSEMFFAHQVDKCRARPSSFPQALTELSWAPRPAATQGQLSPRPPQLCRAQWGSLSWRAWDLDPPPASPA; this is encoded by the exons ATGAAGCTGAAGGAATTTGTGGAGTGTTACTACAGCACCAGCTGCAAGCGGGTCCTCAACACCACTAACCTAGAGTTCTCTGATACCCA gaTGCCCAGCTTCGTGGAGCCACCTAACATCATGAAGAAACTGCCCTGGGTAGAAAACTACTGGCTAGACGATATATTGCTGGCCAAGCCCAAAGTGACCCAGTACTACCTGATCTGCATGAAGGAAAGCTACACCAACTTCCACATCGACTCGGGGCACCTCTGCCTGATACCGCGTGTTCAAA GGGGAGAGAACCTTCTGTCTCATCAGGCCAGCCTCAGCCAACATCTGTGTGAGTGCTGGCGGTCTGCCTCTAACCACAGCGAGATGTTCTTTGCCCACCAGGTCGACAAATGCAGGGCCAGACCCTCTTCATTCCCTCAG GCACTGACAGAGCTCTCATGGGCCCCAAGGCCTGCAGCCACCCAGGGGCAATTGTCGCCTCGTCCACCTCAGCTATGCAGGGCCCAATGGGGAAGCCTGAGCTGGCGTGCCTGGGACCTGGATCCACCCCCAGCATCACCTGCTTGA
- the LOC139361342 gene encoding lysine-specific demethylase PHF2-like isoform X1 produces MTAVTRGLQVVRVWDAPHRACFPLQGTSERESQVPSLPSSPTPRMPSFVEPPNIMKKLPWVENYWLDDILLAKPKVTQYYLICMKESYTNFHIDSGHLCLIPRVQRGENLLSHQASLSQHLCECWRSASNHSEMFFAHQVDKCRARPSSFPQALTELSWAPRPAATQGQLSPRPPQLCRAQWGSLSWRAWDLDPPPASPA; encoded by the exons ATGACAGCTGTGACGCGTGGCCTGCAGGTGGTGAGAGTGTGGGACGCACCTCACAGAGCATGTTTCCCACTCCAGGGGACATCAGAAAGGGAGTCTCAGGTTCCCTCTCTaccttcctctcccacccccaggaTGCCCAGCTTCGTGGAGCCACCTAACATCATGAAGAAACTGCCCTGGGTAGAAAACTACTGGCTAGACGATATATTGCTGGCCAAGCCCAAAGTGACCCAGTACTACCTGATCTGCATGAAGGAAAGCTACACCAACTTCCACATCGACTCGGGGCACCTCTGCCTGATACCGCGTGTTCAAA GGGGAGAGAACCTTCTGTCTCATCAGGCCAGCCTCAGCCAACATCTGTGTGAGTGCTGGCGGTCTGCCTCTAACCACAGCGAGATGTTCTTTGCCCACCAGGTCGACAAATGCAGGGCCAGACCCTCTTCATTCCCTCAG GCACTGACAGAGCTCTCATGGGCCCCAAGGCCTGCAGCCACCCAGGGGCAATTGTCGCCTCGTCCACCTCAGCTATGCAGGGCCCAATGGGGAAGCCTGAGCTGGCGTGCCTGGGACCTGGATCCACCCCCAGCATCACCTGCTTGA